A window of the Xiashengella succiniciproducens genome harbors these coding sequences:
- a CDS encoding SDR family NAD(P)-dependent oxidoreductase, which yields MKKTALITGATAGIGRATALKLSGMGYDVIVTGRRAERLEKLTLEIEGKGGSCRTLCFDIQSKDEVDKAMDSLGEQLDNIDLLVNNAGLAATAEPIQSGSWEDWERMIDTNIKGLLAVSKRVIPGMIKRSCGHIVNLSSIAGKEAYANGNVYCATKHAVEALTKGMRIDLLQYGIKVSSISPGMVETEFSIVRYHGDKDKADAVYKGLTPLTAEDIADAIEFIVSRPPHVNINDILIMPTAQASAVYNHRS from the coding sequence ATGAAGAAAACTGCATTGATAACAGGAGCTACAGCTGGGATTGGCCGTGCTACTGCATTAAAGCTGAGTGGAATGGGATATGATGTCATAGTGACCGGTCGCAGGGCAGAAAGACTTGAGAAGCTGACCCTGGAAATAGAAGGAAAAGGAGGGAGCTGCCGTACGCTCTGCTTTGATATTCAGAGTAAGGATGAGGTTGACAAGGCAATGGACAGCCTGGGAGAACAGCTCGACAATATTGATCTTTTGGTCAACAATGCCGGACTGGCTGCTACAGCTGAGCCAATCCAAAGTGGTTCCTGGGAGGACTGGGAGAGGATGATTGATACCAATATCAAGGGGCTTTTGGCGGTAAGTAAAAGAGTAATACCTGGAATGATTAAGCGGAGTTGTGGACATATTGTCAATCTGAGCTCAATAGCAGGCAAGGAAGCCTATGCCAATGGCAATGTGTACTGTGCAACAAAGCATGCAGTAGAAGCCCTTACCAAAGGTATGCGCATTGACCTCCTTCAGTATGGTATTAAAGTCTCTTCAATCTCACCTGGTATGGTCGAGACTGAGTTCTCAATAGTTCGCTATCATGGAGACAAGGACAAGGCCGATGCAGTGTACAAGGGGTTAACTCCACTTACTGCTGAAGATATTGCAGATGCTATTGAATTTATAGTAAGTCGTCCACCTCACGTCAATATCAACGACATTCTGATTATGCCCACGGCACAGGCAAGTGCCGTGTACAACCACCGGTCCTAA
- a CDS encoding VOC family protein yields the protein MRQLNPYLNFPGTCEAAFNFYKAAFRTEFSYFSRMGDTDAIEVPEEDKNLVMHVSISFGDNHLMGSDVPESMRKDFVAGSSNYVCVSTESREEADRLFSELSAGGKVEMPMSDMFWGDYYGSFRDKFGTYWMITYSKEQ from the coding sequence ATGAGACAACTGAATCCGTACCTCAACTTTCCCGGAACCTGCGAAGCAGCATTCAATTTTTACAAAGCCGCATTCCGTACAGAATTTTCTTATTTCTCCCGCATGGGTGATACTGACGCCATTGAAGTGCCTGAAGAGGACAAAAACCTTGTTATGCATGTAAGCATATCCTTTGGTGACAATCACCTCATGGGATCTGATGTGCCCGAATCAATGCGCAAGGACTTTGTTGCGGGAAGCAGCAATTATGTTTGTGTTTCTACAGAAAGTCGCGAAGAAGCCGACAGGTTATTTAGTGAACTATCTGCCGGAGGCAAAGTTGAGATGCCAATGTCAGATATGTTCTGGGGCGATTACTACGGAAGCTTCAGAGATAAGTTTGGTACCTACTGGATGATAACTTATTCCAAAGAACAGTAA
- a CDS encoding VOC family protein produces MQKPIYPCIWSNNNALEMAEFYVSVFPDAEIVDQNSAATVFTISGQRILILNGGNLYRPNPSISLMYLTEDANDVIKIHSKLKEGSMELMPLDSYPFSPKYSWIEDRYGVSWQLYTGDAENIIQKVVPTIMCIGLNNGRAEEVMKFYTSVFPRSEMRGILRYTGEEGEAPGNIMHAEFKILDYLLMIMDSSYPHNFELSEGMSLVVECDTQDEIDAYWSKLTSDGGLESMCGWLKDKFGVSWQITPSDMKDLVQKPGVMQEMMKMKKLDIAKLRAAAK; encoded by the coding sequence ATGCAAAAGCCAATCTACCCATGTATCTGGTCAAACAACAACGCACTGGAAATGGCTGAATTCTATGTTTCAGTTTTCCCGGATGCCGAGATCGTAGATCAGAACAGCGCTGCAACAGTTTTTACAATCAGTGGACAGCGCATATTGATCCTCAACGGAGGCAACCTGTACAGACCCAATCCTTCGATATCTCTTATGTATCTGACGGAAGATGCGAATGACGTAATTAAAATCCATTCCAAACTTAAGGAAGGAAGTATGGAGTTGATGCCGCTTGACTCCTATCCTTTCAGTCCGAAATATTCATGGATAGAAGACCGATATGGCGTATCATGGCAACTGTACACCGGTGACGCAGAAAACATCATACAAAAGGTGGTTCCCACAATCATGTGTATTGGTCTTAACAATGGCAGGGCTGAGGAGGTAATGAAATTTTATACTTCTGTATTCCCACGCTCCGAAATGAGGGGGATACTCAGATATACTGGAGAAGAAGGCGAAGCACCGGGGAATATTATGCATGCCGAGTTTAAGATACTCGACTATCTCCTTATGATTATGGACAGCTCTTACCCTCATAACTTTGAACTGTCCGAAGGAATGTCGCTTGTAGTTGAATGCGACACACAAGATGAAATTGATGCTTATTGGTCTAAACTCACGTCTGATGGTGGTTTGGAAAGCATGTGCGGATGGCTGAAGGATAAGTTTGGTGTAAGCTGGCAAATTACACCCTCAGATATGAAAGATCTTGTACAAAAACCTGGTGTTATGCAGGAAATGATGAAGATGAAAAAACTGGATATCGCAAAACTCAGAGCTGCCGCCAAATAA